The Desulfobacterales bacterium genome window below encodes:
- a CDS encoding twin-arginine translocase subunit TatC has product MTVASQLISTLSELRKAIRLLGLLIILGTIGVYFLSPALLALIQQRLDQKLAFFTVAEPFLAHVKLSLLTTLFVLMPAILYSIWKAAGKSFALSTSARNWFVLSTCLLFYAGAGFCYFITLPLGIKFLLGFQTVQLQPLISVSKFVTFVAMFILAFGTIFELPIIMVFSAKVGICQRRTFEKYRRYAVLVISVVSALLTPTPDVINMLLMGGPLYLLYELGILILRFTKI; this is encoded by the coding sequence GTGACCGTTGCCAGCCAACTCATCTCCACCCTGAGCGAACTCAGGAAGGCCATTCGTCTCCTGGGCCTGCTGATCATCCTCGGGACCATTGGCGTCTATTTCCTGTCACCGGCCCTGCTGGCGCTGATCCAGCAGCGGCTGGACCAGAAACTGGCCTTTTTTACCGTGGCCGAGCCCTTTCTCGCCCATGTCAAGCTCTCCCTGCTTACCACCCTGTTCGTGCTGATGCCGGCCATCCTCTACAGCATCTGGAAGGCGGCGGGCAAATCCTTTGCCCTGTCGACCAGCGCCCGCAACTGGTTCGTTCTATCCACCTGCCTGTTGTTCTATGCCGGGGCCGGGTTCTGTTATTTCATCACCCTGCCGCTGGGGATCAAATTTCTTCTGGGGTTCCAGACCGTGCAGCTGCAACCGCTGATCTCGGTCAGCAAGTTCGTCACCTTTGTCGCCATGTTCATTCTCGCCTTTGGTACCATCTTTGAGCTGCCCATCATTATGGTATTCAGCGCCAAGGTCGGGATCTGCCAACGCCGGACCTTTGAAAAATATCGCCGCTATGCAGTGCTGGTGATCAGCGTTGTCTCGGCCCTGCTCACCCCGACCCCGGATGTGATAAACATGTTGTTGATGGGCGGCCCGCTTTATCTGCTCTACGAACTGGGCATCCTGATCCTGCGGTTCACTAAAATATGA